The Xiphophorus couchianus chromosome 18, X_couchianus-1.0, whole genome shotgun sequence DNA window gaaatctgacctTTTCATCTAGTGTCCCAGGGCATCCAGGGCATTTTTCTAATTCACACACATATTTATCTGTGTATCGTTTTAGTGTTCACCCTACTCTGAATGACATGTATTTGTCTTGTAAACATGGTTACAGGTATTGTGGGAGACATTGTGCTTAATCATACACCACTAAGAGGATTCACCACCTTCTGTCTTGATCTGAAGCCAAGCTTTATAAAAAGGTATGCCATTTCTggattttcaaatttatttgaatctGTTCATGACATCATGTTTGTATAAAATATCTGACCTTGATTATATTAGTCTGTTATGCTATTAGTTTGTGTGCTGGATTAAGCATCTGCATCAATCGgaattaatttacttttattcacAATCTGAATGCTTTGCATCCCTCTTGCGTTTCTTTTTAGGTTGTCAAGTTCAGGTCAGTGGAAAACCGACTTCAAGTCAGTGCCAGTCCCAGGATTTTTCCAGGCCAGGCTCGTTTTGGACGGTCCTCCAAAAGACACTTTCATCAAGCTTCCTGTGAATATGacaatttattcatttgtgtggTAATCTAATTGCTTTTAAAAGAATAAGCAAATGTACTCTTTGTGATTACCTTTGTTCAATGAACAATTCAAGCCAGAATGAAACAATTTTTGATTTCTGTTCCAAAAGAGCTGGGATTCCAAGACATATTAGTTGTTTGCATTTGGAATTTCTTTGGAATGAAGAGCCTGTGTTGATATATGTGTATCCACAGAACTGGGGTAAAGGAGTGGTGTTTGTCAATGGCCAGAACCTTGGTCGTTACTGGTTCATTGGTCCCCAGCATTTCCTCTATCTCCCAGGACCTTGGCTCAGAAGTGGAGAGAACCAGGTACAATGTTCAACTTGAAACTATTGCTCAATTTATCTATTGTTAtcttcagaagaagaaaaggaattTGACTTTTGCTCTCTACAAcagttttcttccttcctttctttctctgtgtgcGTTTCTGTGTGTATAATCAGGGTTAAATTATATGTCTATATCTGCTTTCTTTCAGATCAttatttttgaagaagaaaaggttgatggaaaaattatgttttctgaaaatcCTGAATATGGAAAAACTATTGATGTCTACAAACTGCCCTTTTGCAGTCTGCTGTAAACattgtgcacacacacactaaggaattatttattgttactgaAATTGAATATGAATTATATAAACCAGTTAACACAGTAGGGTTGTTTGTAATTGCCCGTTGTGGCAGTTTAACATCATTTATTCAGAGCTTAATGTTTTTGCTATTGATTAATTTAGTTTCATAACCTGCAACGCTTTGCACTATTATAAAGactgttagtattttttttaaacaaatgtacacTGACAATACAACACAACTTAATAATAAAGCGTCCACCACTCTGATGATCATTTCCAGTCCAGGTAATGGCTTCATATGGCTTTTATGAAAGCTTTTCTGCAGAcgttttcagatgtttaataAAGTCATGCCAGTCTTTTACACAATAtgcttcaacatgttttattgtagcTAAATCTTCCTAAATTCCATGCAGTGTTTTCATATATGACTCAAATATTTTGCTGTAGCTCATAAAATATAGATACACAACAAACCGATTGCTTTGTTGTCTTATGTGACGTTTTGCGAggcaaaattttgactttacaaaacagtaattcaaaacaaatcagCATAATGAAGAAAAGACTTGATAATGACAAGTCGTGTTACTTTGAAAGGTTACGTTTAAAGTGAATTTGATTGATTCTTACCGAATAGTCTGGCTAGAAGCTTGTATTTTAGCATGAACTTTACTCTCATTAGACATGGATGTGAAAAGTGCGAAGCAACAAGATTTCAGGGGAATCGTCTGTTCCTTGGATGTGTAGAAATTGCCCCGCCCACCTTCTGACGACAGACTCACAGGAAGCTGTGAGAGTAAACGGAAAACGAATATTGACTTTCACAGTAAAGTTAGTGTCTTTGTCATgctatttataataaaacaaaagtacgGATATCATCATGATAAAACGTAAACGTTTTAAAGTTGCcctcaaaatgaacaaaatatgaCACATAGACATCCGGTTAATGCTGCTAAGATCTGTAGTGTCtagatggatttttattttgaaatattttttcgGAAACATGTGTTATACTCATAGTTGGCTTGACCTGAATATGAGCGCTGATATTTCTGCAGGTGAAGGAGCGTTGTTCCTGTTGAACTTGTTTAGGAGTCGACAGGATGTCCTTTAAAGCATTTATCTGCTAACTTAAGACGAGGCAGTTATGTTTTGAATGTACTTTCCAAATATTACGTATGAAATGAGTCTATAGCAGCTGCAGACTCATCTTTGCAATATCATAGCCTAGCATAAAAAGTGAGCTGCTGAAGTGGAATAGTAGTgggtcattttttttccaagcgtGGTCgagttttgttttgacaaacaGGGTTTTGGTTCCTCCTGCCGACATGGAGTCGTTCGGATGCATTTCCAGTGTCCTCGGATGCTCTGCTTGCGTTGCGCTGACTGGGGTTGTGTTTGCTGCCTACAAACTTGGTGTAATCTACCAGTTGTTTCACAAGGTAGGTGATTGGAAATCGTCAGCagcttcaaaacatttttttttctgtatgctataattcaaaacaaatttccAATGTcctgtttgtgaaaatattcagtaatatttttagtCCCTCTGTTCCCTCTAAGCTGTTAAATGTCAAAGGCAAGCCTGGGCTGCATTCATGTAAACTTTGACCAGCCCTGCGGTTGTCTCATAAAGGCTATTCAAACGCACTGGTTGTTAGTGGGATTGCACAAAGTAAAGGGGCACATCACAGCTGCAGGCCTGAACAATAAGTGCTGTTGTCAAAGGGAGATAATGTGACAGGTGACATTGGGAATGGCTACATGTCACTGGGACAGCAGTCTATAcaatgtgttgctttgtttttgtttttattttacacctcTTTTAGTTCTGATTAAATCAGTGATACAATGTTAAATCTAGATGGTGAGTGTTTTTTTGGGGCAAGCAGTAAAGTTACCATGTTGATGGATTTTATCACTAGAGagtattttctaaaaaagaaaatcctgggGACATCTAATAACACCTGATTCTGAATTAAAATTCTGTAGTCAGCTGGTTTCATTGAATTGTATGTAgggcagtgcttctcaattctgGTCCTCAGGCAAGGGGGcgcctgcatgttttaggtgtttccttgctgccacacacctggattgaatctatgggcgattaacaggcttctggaGTACTTGATGCCTGCAGAAGATgtaatgcaatcatttggatAAGCTGTTCTGAAATGGAGgcaaatctaaaacatgcagggcaggggggctgaggactggaattgagaagctcTGATTTAAGGGTATCTGAGTAAAGGAAGCTGAATTCAAGTGtgttcttttcagattttaatttgcagaaaaGTAACTGTTCTTACTAATGAAGTCTGTAGTTCAAGTGAAAAAGAATGGTAAGATGTCTAATGggtgtgcatttgttttatttgatctttttacCGTTTTCTTATTGAATTCAGACTGAAACAAAGAGCCCCCGGCATGGAGGGGAGAGTGTTGCCGAAGTCCTCCGTGCGCATGGAATCCAGTTCCTTTTCACCCTCGTTGGTGGGCACATCTCTCCCATCCTGGTGGCCTGCGAGAAGGTTGGCATCCGTGTCGTTGACACCAGACACGAAGCCACTGCTGTCTTTGCTGCTGATGCTGTGGCGAGGCTCTCAGGTACACACACCTCAGCTACACAAGAAGAGCATGAGTTAATATTTGACCTCTGCGTCTCTTAGCACATACCATGTTGTTAGTAACTGTTGGGAATAAAGGAACTGAGTCTTCTGCAGCCTTTTAAGGTGTGCCTTACTGGTCAACATTATGACTTGTCAAACACAGGTGCAGCTAACGGAGATACCAGTATctagtttaaatgaaaatatcgTACTAGACATAAATATTAATGCACATCTCTTCCTGCTGTGCTTCCAAGGCACTGTTGGAGTAGCCGCAGTGACTGCTGGCCCGGGCCTGACTAACACAGTGACAGCAGTGAAGAATGCTCAAATGGCGGAATCTCCATTGCTGCTTTTGGGAGGAGCTGCTGGTACATTACTGCAGGTACATCAGTGCCACCTTCTTTTCAGAATTTAATATATAGTTCATTGGTTTTTCTAAAGTACTAAAACTATTTGAACATAATGATTCAGTTGCCTGGAGCCTTGTAGCACcgcatttagaaaaatgtataatcGAACAATGTAATCatcagaggtgtgaccaagtcactgtgttgcaagtctcaagtaagtctcaagtctctgtcctcaagtccgagtcaagtctcaagtaaagacaggcaaaagtcgagtcaagtctcaagtcaggaacctttaatttcaagtcatttcgagtcgtttttattttattttatttttataatttgcaattatacataaaattcaaataatagaccatttgttcgttttaaaatatgtatttatctcaaatgatagaacatgtgtagctgaacacaaagtataaaaaacatttttaaattggaccactttattgcccagttctgttaaacttgatattcaataaaaaaagacgaaaatgctgacatttccacagcacaatacaaagaaccataacagcagttttttcctcttttctctgacctgtcaaaacaatatattgtcaatataatttcccaacgtagatgtcttcaaacacaccaaccatccttagatgatactagacccggttcatcatcatgatgggttagagagactctgttccctgtgttcaggtccagaatctgctttctgttccggagccccgctcactatccaccggcttcctgagctaacacggtgcacattatttgtggaggcatttgaaggaccggatttatggtaaataatcaccaatttaacccggagtacacatgctaacacgaagttagctaaagtcaactatcttacagcaaaagaaaagcgccacctaccgatctttgtgaagcttcaaatgccggacaaagttggacgtcgtggcatctccatccgatattctcttcttgcatgttttacaagttgcagttcggtttttagtcgaaagttcataacctacgtagccaaaagaaattactcacggaagcatattcgagcggttatttcgtatttcgttccctgagctctgcagctttgccgcgtttttttaaacgtccaaatcctgttaatttgattggttgtgctgcagctacgtacacatacatacataaggagagaggaaaaccatagtgacggtctgcgcatattgatacggaatgagtgaaattaattaatgacgccactttataaataatgtgtttaaaattttaagactttgagtaaaaaatatcaagtcttttcaagtaaacagcttcaagtcgagtcaagtcccaagtcaatggcatgaaagtcaaagtcaagtccgagtctttgagcattttttcaagtcaagtctcaagtcgtgattttaacgactcgagtctgactcgagtccaagtcatgtgactcgagtccccacctctggtaaTCATTAACTTAAGTCCCACTTTTATAGATTTTCAGTAAGCATAATAATTTAATTACCAGCATCTCCTACTTTCCTTCCAGAGACAGCAATAAGCTTATTGCACAGCTTATTTGATTTGTCTTCATCTGTGTTTAGTAAATAGCAAAATAACACTTGggtttaaataatatttcaagcTGATAAAAACCTGGTTCTTTTTATTATGTGCTTAAATCCAAAGAAATATCTAACTGAAAGATGGTGTAAATATGATATGAATGTGCCGATCTAATAAAATACCACAACAAAACTTTAGTACAGTGGTGTcaaaagtcggtcctcaagggccggcgtcctgcatgttttagttctctccctggtttaacgcacctggatcaaatgatggctcattagaaggcctaagaagaacattgacatgctgaaaaggttgttagtACTACCaaggagagaactaaaacgtgcaggatgctggccctcgaggaccgactttgagCACCCCTGCTTTAGTAGGTAGTGCTTGTTGGTGCTCCTTTTAGTTGTTGAAATGAGCTGTTTTTACCCATTTGTGTCACAGGGCAGAGGGGCACTGCAGGACATCGACCAGATGTCTCTCTTCAGGCCTCTTTGTAAGTTCTGTGCCTCCATCCAGACCGTCAGGGAGATCGTGCCAACACTCAGAAAGGCTCTAGCCATTGCTCAGTCAGGAACTCCTGGTCCTGTTTTCATCGAGTTCCCCATTGATACGCTGTACCCATACCACCTGGTGTCCAAAGAGTTTGCTGTTAAAAATCCTCCCAAAGGGCTGATGGGAAAAATTGTCTCATGGTATGAGGAAATGCTGatttttataaagaaacaaaattggGTCAtatgttgtgaaaaaataagCACTTGTTGAATCTAGATGACAATAATGTATTTATGATTATTCAGTTAATGGATTGCTTACTTGTAAGGTACCTCAATAATCACCTCATGAACCTTTTTGCTGGAGCCTGGGAGACCAGAGATGtttctccacttcctgttcacATCCCTCAAGCCACGGATGATCAGGTAATCTCAGATTTTGGTGTTGGCATCTagttgttttcagtaaatatatGATCAGATAGCATCGTGTTATGGGACACAAAGGGAACAGACTcaattgaatgttttgtttcatttcaggtACAAAGATGCATAGAGCTAGTGAGTCGAGCCAAGAAACCCGTCATTCTCCTTGGGAGCCAAGCTACACTCCCTCCTACGCCAGCAGAAGACATCAGGTAAAGGAACATGTATTTGTCTTTCACTAATTAAAGTCTAACAATGTCATTTTGTGCGCCACAGAGAGGTATGAAATGGTGcaagcatgtttttgttttacaggaaGGCTTTGGAGAATCTAGGTATCCCCTGCTTTCTTGGGGGTATGTCCCGGGGCATGCTGGGAAAAGACAGCCCTATCCACATCCGACAGAACAGACGGGACGCTCTCAAAGAGGCCGACCTGGTTCTCCTTGCAGGTTCATTTTTACCATGAAGTTAATTTAgtaatgattaataatttgattagTAATGATTTCTGAGTGCCGTTcactcagaaaaataaaactgattgagATGGATGACAGTGCCTTGCAAACTTATTcacctaaataaaacccagtgcatTACCTTAATAACGGAGTCCACCTATATGTAACTAAGCACACAAAATTGAATTCTAAACCCAAAATGAATTGGAAAATCTAtggaaagacttgaaaataGTTGTTTACATGTGATCTCCTTCCAATCTGGCTGAGATTTGAGCTGTTtcagaaaaggaaaaggggatttaaaaaaaaaaaacatttttaagagttttatttttcaaattaaattggCAAAACTACATTGCTAGACAAAATAATGAAGGATTGTGAGTAtttgttcttgtttattttgtaggCACTGTGTGTGACTTCCGACTGAGCTATGGCAGAGTTCTGAACAGAAGGAGCAAGATAATCGCTGTCAACAGGGACAAGTCACAGCTGCTGAAAAACTCTGATATGTTCTGGAAACCAACTATAGCAATTCAGGGTAAATTTGTAAAGTGCTATCTTTATTATAATTAAAGTACCACTTTATTGTTTGCCCGTAAATTggattatttataaaattgtcAGGTTTCTTGTGTAGTAATAAAAGTCTGGAAAATAATAGAATTTGCTTTTATAATTTTCCAGGTTGggataaatatgaaaatgagaTTTGTATTTCTTGCTCTATTATGtaaaccatgaaaaaaaaaaatcataattaaagTCCACAAACACAAGTGAAATAGCTCATCATCACACTGTTGAAACTGGCATTGTgtcactttattatttctgtaacAGATGCACAGATAATAAGACCCAAATGTTCAGaattctgttaaaaatgtggaaGTCCTCTATTGTTAATTTAATTATGGTTATTTATTCTCCTAACTGTGGAATCTTAAATCTAATAATGccttttgaagttttttatttattttttttttaggtgacgCTGGGTCATTTATTGTGCGTCTCTCTAAGGGGCTGAAGGGCCATCGCTGTCCTGAGGAATGGCCTCAGAGCCTCAAAGCTGGAGATTCTACCAAAGAAGATGCAAACAGGTGAGCATTGGGAGGGAAGGGGGTTCTGCACAGTTAGTGTGGAAAATATAATAATGCACTGTTGGTTACAAAATCATTCCTCAAATGTTCAACTTCAGGGCTAAAGCTAATGAGAAGACGGAACACCACCTAAATCCTTTAAAAGTCCTCCACTGTGTGGATGAGCTGATGGCTGAGGACAGCATCATTGTAGCAGATGGGGGAGATTTTGTGGGAAGTGCTGCCTATATAATGAGACCAAGAGGACCTTTGCGTTGGTTGGATCCAGGTAATATACAAGCAACAAGATGATTAAACCAGCAGAATCATAGTAATAAACTCTTGTAGTTAATTTAATCAGCGTCTTAGCTATGCTACAGAATCACTAGTACCAATGTGTTGTGTTCTTTCCTTTGAAATGTCTTAATCCAGTTGGTTCATGTTCCTGTAGGAGCCTTTGGAACTCTGGGAGTAGGAGGAGGTTTTGCTTTGGGAGCAAAACTGTGCCGTCCTGAGTCTGAGGTATAATGTtgacattatttatttcattaactcTCACGTTTCATTCCTTATCCaaaggaattattttttttgcatattttgcagGTGTGGATAGTCTATGGAGACGGCTCCCTGGGCTACAGTGTTGCAGAGTATGACACATTTACCCGGCACAAGGTAAACGCATGAATCTTTGACTTAAACATGCAAGACTCAGATATTCATCTGATACAGGAAAAAGGTCACACTTTGTTCTGATTTATCACAGTGTGTTTGCTCACACTGTTAGGATTTCTCACCATCCTAGTTTGTTTAGAGATGCACAGATCAGAGTTCTGTGTCTGATTTATGAGCGCTAAATAAATAGGGCACTTTAGTGCAGGTCTAGTTTTTGTACAGGTTTTGGTAAATTCTTTTTCTGTAAGAATTTTactataatatatattttttagctttcCTGTTAACAGAAACTATAGTGAAAGCTGAGGTTGCCATTCTGCTGTGCAAGAAAGCACTTGATCTGAAACGGGCTTTCACAGAAACATTGCAACCCTACTGGTCAGAGCAGAGAAGGGCTGAGCTCACCATGTGGATATTTTAacctttttcatgtgttttgtgtGATGTAAACTTGGTAATGTTCTCTATTTTTTCCTTTGCGGTGTTTGACTTGTGAAATGTTGGACGTGTGGACAGTGAACACATTAGTGAGCTCCACCCGGTTGCTTTTAATTACTTGCCTTGATGCCGTCTTTAATTTTTCCTTTGACATGGGTATAGATAATGCTAAGATAATGGTCTGGGTGGAGCTTACCTGAAACAGAGCTGAAGATTGATCTttgatttctgtgtttaataTCCTTTAGCAGTGAAGCACCTAATTTAGCTATTGATTGCTAAATCAATAGCTATTGATTGCCGAAATCTTAACTTCAGTGGGGGAAGTTGGTACTTT harbors:
- the ilvbl gene encoding 2-hydroxyacyl-CoA lyase 2 — protein: MESFGCISSVLGCSACVALTGVVFAAYKLGVIYQLFHKTETKSPRHGGESVAEVLRAHGIQFLFTLVGGHISPILVACEKVGIRVVDTRHEATAVFAADAVARLSGTVGVAAVTAGPGLTNTVTAVKNAQMAESPLLLLGGAAGTLLQGRGALQDIDQMSLFRPLCKFCASIQTVREIVPTLRKALAIAQSGTPGPVFIEFPIDTLYPYHLVSKEFAVKNPPKGLMGKIVSWYLNNHLMNLFAGAWETRDVSPLPVHIPQATDDQVQRCIELVSRAKKPVILLGSQATLPPTPAEDIRKALENLGIPCFLGGMSRGMLGKDSPIHIRQNRRDALKEADLVLLAGTVCDFRLSYGRVLNRRSKIIAVNRDKSQLLKNSDMFWKPTIAIQGDAGSFIVRLSKGLKGHRCPEEWPQSLKAGDSTKEDANRAKANEKTEHHLNPLKVLHCVDELMAEDSIIVADGGDFVGSAAYIMRPRGPLRWLDPGAFGTLGVGGGFALGAKLCRPESEVWIVYGDGSLGYSVAEYDTFTRHKTPVISVVGNDACWSQISREQVPILGSNVACGLAFTDYHTVADGYGGKGYLVRREDENRLSDIIKQAQRDAKEGKATLLNVLIGKTNFREGSISV